The following are encoded in a window of Plectropomus leopardus isolate mb chromosome 23, YSFRI_Pleo_2.0, whole genome shotgun sequence genomic DNA:
- the sf3b2 gene encoding splicing factor 3B subunit 2 isoform X3 translates to MATDGPPGTEPVPSDLGTAIAALNTWSHPELQAKLAELGAPTMGPREELIDRLKGYMIQTGILLSKPNDDKAMGSQMQGIPPLPPMPMPPMPPGMGMLQAMSMMPGGPPPPGMHMGMEPPVLPPPGLSQDDQLKMAQHRAAMVLQQEERAKQQAAVLLEQERQQEMVKMQQGSGPRPMAPVTAVRATLDPRGPLPPGVSMMPTQKQRVPPPPGEDNREVWQSEEVSISGPKIPQALEKILQLKEIRQEQLTDPAEEEEEDDEGAEMDMNNSSAPVMSETEDDDSQISKKDKNRRRRNRKKKSKKKRALEKKEQAEQEQKKKEGDDKDKEKEKEKEKEKEKEKEPEVEIEYVTEEPEIYDPNYIFFKRIFEAFKLTDDVKKEKEKEPEKAEKQETAVLRKKGFEDERKDSDDSDEEIRPDVPKLSKKKLRRMNRLTVAELKQLVARPDVVEMHDVTAQEPKLLVHLKATRNTVPVPRHWCFKRKYLQGKRGIEKPPFELPEFIKKTGIQEMREALQEKEDAKTMKTKMREKVRPKMGKIDIDYQKLHDAFFKWQIKPKLTIHGDLYYEGKEFETRLKEKKPGDLSDELRIALGMPVGPNAHKVPPPWLIAMQRYGPPPSYPNLKIPGLNSPIPENCTFGYHAGGWGKPPVDEMGKPLYGDVFGTNAADFQAKAEEEEVDHAPWGELEPSDEESSEEEEEEESDEEKPDETGFFTPADSGLITPGGFSSVPAGMETPELIELRKKKIEEAMDGNETPQLFTVLPERRTGPVGAAMMASTHIYDVSGAMAGRKAGGGQESQGVEVALAPEELELDPMAMTQKYEEHVREQQAQVEKEDFSDMVAEHAAKQKQKKRKAQPQDTRGGAKKYKEFKF, encoded by the exons ATGCAAGGTATCCCCCCCTTGCCCCCGATGCCCATGCCACCCATGCCTCCTGGTATGGGCATGCTCCAGGCTATGAGCATGATGCCAGGAGGGCCCCCTCCACCAGGCATGCACATGGGCATGGAGCCCCCAGTTCTGCCGCCTCCGGGCCTGTCGCAGGATGACCAGCTGAAGATGGCCCAGCACAGAGCGGCCATGGTGttacagcaggaggagagagccAAGCAGCAG GCTGCAGTGCTGCTGGAGCAGGAGCGTCAGCAGGAGATGGTGAAGATGCAGCAGGGCTCAGGGCCCAGACCCATGGCTCCTGTCACCGCAGTGAGAG CTACTTTGGATCCTCGCGGACCGCTGCCTCCTGGTGTCAGCATGATGCCGACTCAGAAACAGAGAGTTCCACCTCCTCCAGGAGAAGATAACAGAGAG GTGTGGCAGAGCGAGGAGGTCAGCATCAGTGGACCCAAAATCCCTCAAGCTCTGGAGAAGATCCTCCAGCTGAAGGAGATCAGACAGGAGCAGCTCACTGACCCCGCAG aagaagaggaagaggatgacGAAGGAGCAGAGATGGACATGAACAACTCGTCTGCACCAGTCATGTCTGAGACAGAAGACGACGACAGTCAGATCTCTAAGAAAGAT aaaaaccGCAGGCGCAGAAACCGCAAGAAGAAGAGCAAGAAGAAGCGAGCCCTGGAGAAGAAGGAGCAGGCAGAGcaggagcagaagaagaaggagggcGACGACAAGGacaaggagaaggagaaagagaaagagaaagagaaggagaaggagaaggagccAGAGGTGGAGATCGAGTACGTCACGGAGGAGCCGGAGATCTACGATCCCAACTACATCTTCTTCAAGAGGATCTTTGAGGCATTTAAG CTGACTGACGATgtgaagaaagagaaggagaaggagccCGAGAAGGCTGAGAAGCAGGAAACGGCCGTGCTGCGGAAAAAAGGCTTCGAGGATGAGAGGAAAGACAGCGACGACAGCGATGAG GAAATCCGACCAGATGTGCCGAAACTGTCAAAGAAGAAGCTGAGGAGGATGAACAGGCTGACTGTGGCTGAACTCAAACAG CTGGTGGCTCGTCCAGATGTGGTGGAGATGCACGATGTGACGGCCCAGGAGCCCAAGCTGCTGGTCCACCTAAAGGCCACCAGGAACACGGTGCCGGTGCCCCGTCACTGGTGCTTCAAAAGGAAGTATCTGCAGGGCAAGAGAGGTATCGAGAAGCCTCCGTTTGAGCTGCCGGAGTTCATCAAGAAAACGGGCATCCAGGAGATGAGGGAGGCCCTGCAGGAGAAG GAGGACGCCAAAACGATGAAAACCAAAATGAGAGAGAAGGTTCGTCCCAAGATGGGAAAGATCGACATCGACTACCAGAAGCTCCACGACGCCTTCTTCAAATGGCAGATCAAACCCAAACTCACCATCCATGGAGATCTGTACTACGAG ggaAAAGAGTTCGAAACTCGTCTGAAAGAGAAGAAGCCGGGGGATCTGTCTGACGAGCTGCGCATCGCTCTGGGCATGCCAGTCGGACCC AACGCTCACAAGGTGCCTCCTCCCTGGTTGATAGCCATGCAGAGGTACGGCCCGCCTCCCTCCTACCCCAACCTCAAGATCCCCGGACTCAACTCCCCCATCCCAGAG AACTGTACATTTGGTTATCACGCCGGAGGCTGGGGGAAGCCACCAGTAGATGAAATGGGTAAACCTCTTTACGGTGACGTGTTTGGGACCAATGCTGCAGACTTCCAG GCCAAagcggaggaggaagaggtggatCATGCTCCATGGGGAGAACTGGAGCCTTCAGATGAGGAGTCgtcagaggaagaggaggaggaggagagcgacGAGGAGAAACCAGACGAAACTGGATTCTTCACACCAGCAGACAG TGGGCTGATCACCCCCGGAGGCTTCTCGTCAGTACCCGCCGGCATGGAGACGCCAGAGCTGATTGAgctgagaaagaagaaaatcgAGGAGGCCATGGACGG AAACGAGACGCCACAGCTGTTTACCGTGCTCCCAGAGAGACGAACTGGCCCCGTCGGAGCAGCCATGATGGCTTCAACACACATCTACGACGTGTCAGGG GCCATGGCAGGTCGTAAGGCAGGCGGAGGGCAGGAGTCGCAGGGCGTAGAGGTGGCCCTGGCTCCggaggagctggagctggaccCCATGGCCATGACGCAGAAGTACGAGGAGCACGTCAGAGAACAGCAGGCTCAGGTCGAGAAAGAGGACTTCAGCGACATGGTGGCTGAACACGCTGCCAAACAGAAG caaaaaaagaggaaggcCCAGCCACAGGACACGAGAGGCGGCGCCAAGAAATACAAAGAGTTCAAGTTCTAG
- the sf3b2 gene encoding splicing factor 3B subunit 2 isoform X1 — translation MATDGPPGTEPVPSDLGTAIAALNTWSHPELQAKLAELGAPTMGPREELIDRLKGYMIQTGILLSKPNDDKAMGSQMQGIPPLPPMPMPPMPPGMGMLQAMSMMPGGPPPPGMHMGMEPPVLPPPGLSQDDQLKMAQHRAAMVLQQEERAKQQGDSHVMDEQDLLEQQRRAAVLLEQERQQEMVKMQQGSGPRPMAPVTAVRATLDPRGPLPPGVSMMPTQKQRVPPPPGEDNREVWQSEEVSISGPKIPQALEKILQLKEIRQEQLTDPAEEEEEDDEGAEMDMNNSSAPVMSETEDDDSQISKKDKNRRRRNRKKKSKKKRALEKKEQAEQEQKKKEGDDKDKEKEKEKEKEKEKEKEPEVEIEYVTEEPEIYDPNYIFFKRIFEAFKLTDDVKKEKEKEPEKAEKQETAVLRKKGFEDERKDSDDSDEEIRPDVPKLSKKKLRRMNRLTVAELKQLVARPDVVEMHDVTAQEPKLLVHLKATRNTVPVPRHWCFKRKYLQGKRGIEKPPFELPEFIKKTGIQEMREALQEKEDAKTMKTKMREKVRPKMGKIDIDYQKLHDAFFKWQIKPKLTIHGDLYYEGKEFETRLKEKKPGDLSDELRIALGMPVGPNAHKVPPPWLIAMQRYGPPPSYPNLKIPGLNSPIPENCTFGYHAGGWGKPPVDEMGKPLYGDVFGTNAADFQAKAEEEEVDHAPWGELEPSDEESSEEEEEEESDEEKPDETGFFTPADSGLITPGGFSSVPAGMETPELIELRKKKIEEAMDGNETPQLFTVLPERRTGPVGAAMMASTHIYDVSGAMAGRKAGGGQESQGVEVALAPEELELDPMAMTQKYEEHVREQQAQVEKEDFSDMVAEHAAKQKQKKRKAQPQDTRGGAKKYKEFKF, via the exons ATGCAAGGTATCCCCCCCTTGCCCCCGATGCCCATGCCACCCATGCCTCCTGGTATGGGCATGCTCCAGGCTATGAGCATGATGCCAGGAGGGCCCCCTCCACCAGGCATGCACATGGGCATGGAGCCCCCAGTTCTGCCGCCTCCGGGCCTGTCGCAGGATGACCAGCTGAAGATGGCCCAGCACAGAGCGGCCATGGTGttacagcaggaggagagagccAAGCAGCAG GGTGATTCCCATGTCATGGATGAACAGGATCTCCTGGAGCAGCAGAGAAGG GCTGCAGTGCTGCTGGAGCAGGAGCGTCAGCAGGAGATGGTGAAGATGCAGCAGGGCTCAGGGCCCAGACCCATGGCTCCTGTCACCGCAGTGAGAG CTACTTTGGATCCTCGCGGACCGCTGCCTCCTGGTGTCAGCATGATGCCGACTCAGAAACAGAGAGTTCCACCTCCTCCAGGAGAAGATAACAGAGAG GTGTGGCAGAGCGAGGAGGTCAGCATCAGTGGACCCAAAATCCCTCAAGCTCTGGAGAAGATCCTCCAGCTGAAGGAGATCAGACAGGAGCAGCTCACTGACCCCGCAG aagaagaggaagaggatgacGAAGGAGCAGAGATGGACATGAACAACTCGTCTGCACCAGTCATGTCTGAGACAGAAGACGACGACAGTCAGATCTCTAAGAAAGAT aaaaaccGCAGGCGCAGAAACCGCAAGAAGAAGAGCAAGAAGAAGCGAGCCCTGGAGAAGAAGGAGCAGGCAGAGcaggagcagaagaagaaggagggcGACGACAAGGacaaggagaaggagaaagagaaagagaaagagaaggagaaggagaaggagccAGAGGTGGAGATCGAGTACGTCACGGAGGAGCCGGAGATCTACGATCCCAACTACATCTTCTTCAAGAGGATCTTTGAGGCATTTAAG CTGACTGACGATgtgaagaaagagaaggagaaggagccCGAGAAGGCTGAGAAGCAGGAAACGGCCGTGCTGCGGAAAAAAGGCTTCGAGGATGAGAGGAAAGACAGCGACGACAGCGATGAG GAAATCCGACCAGATGTGCCGAAACTGTCAAAGAAGAAGCTGAGGAGGATGAACAGGCTGACTGTGGCTGAACTCAAACAG CTGGTGGCTCGTCCAGATGTGGTGGAGATGCACGATGTGACGGCCCAGGAGCCCAAGCTGCTGGTCCACCTAAAGGCCACCAGGAACACGGTGCCGGTGCCCCGTCACTGGTGCTTCAAAAGGAAGTATCTGCAGGGCAAGAGAGGTATCGAGAAGCCTCCGTTTGAGCTGCCGGAGTTCATCAAGAAAACGGGCATCCAGGAGATGAGGGAGGCCCTGCAGGAGAAG GAGGACGCCAAAACGATGAAAACCAAAATGAGAGAGAAGGTTCGTCCCAAGATGGGAAAGATCGACATCGACTACCAGAAGCTCCACGACGCCTTCTTCAAATGGCAGATCAAACCCAAACTCACCATCCATGGAGATCTGTACTACGAG ggaAAAGAGTTCGAAACTCGTCTGAAAGAGAAGAAGCCGGGGGATCTGTCTGACGAGCTGCGCATCGCTCTGGGCATGCCAGTCGGACCC AACGCTCACAAGGTGCCTCCTCCCTGGTTGATAGCCATGCAGAGGTACGGCCCGCCTCCCTCCTACCCCAACCTCAAGATCCCCGGACTCAACTCCCCCATCCCAGAG AACTGTACATTTGGTTATCACGCCGGAGGCTGGGGGAAGCCACCAGTAGATGAAATGGGTAAACCTCTTTACGGTGACGTGTTTGGGACCAATGCTGCAGACTTCCAG GCCAAagcggaggaggaagaggtggatCATGCTCCATGGGGAGAACTGGAGCCTTCAGATGAGGAGTCgtcagaggaagaggaggaggaggagagcgacGAGGAGAAACCAGACGAAACTGGATTCTTCACACCAGCAGACAG TGGGCTGATCACCCCCGGAGGCTTCTCGTCAGTACCCGCCGGCATGGAGACGCCAGAGCTGATTGAgctgagaaagaagaaaatcgAGGAGGCCATGGACGG AAACGAGACGCCACAGCTGTTTACCGTGCTCCCAGAGAGACGAACTGGCCCCGTCGGAGCAGCCATGATGGCTTCAACACACATCTACGACGTGTCAGGG GCCATGGCAGGTCGTAAGGCAGGCGGAGGGCAGGAGTCGCAGGGCGTAGAGGTGGCCCTGGCTCCggaggagctggagctggaccCCATGGCCATGACGCAGAAGTACGAGGAGCACGTCAGAGAACAGCAGGCTCAGGTCGAGAAAGAGGACTTCAGCGACATGGTGGCTGAACACGCTGCCAAACAGAAG caaaaaaagaggaaggcCCAGCCACAGGACACGAGAGGCGGCGCCAAGAAATACAAAGAGTTCAAGTTCTAG
- the sf3b2 gene encoding splicing factor 3B subunit 2 isoform X2, whose product MATDGPPGTEPVPSDLGTAIAALNTWSHPELQAKLAELGAPTMGPREELIDRLKGYMIQTGILLSKPNDDKAMGSQMQGIPPLPPMPMPPMPPGMGMLQAMSMMPGGPPPPGMHMGMEPPVLPPPGLSQDDQLKMAQHRAAMVLQQEERAKQQGDSHVMDEQDLLEQQRRAAVLLEQERQQEMVKMQQGSGPRPMAPVTAVRATLDPRGPLPPGVSMMPTQKQRVPPPPGEDNREVWQSEEVSISGPKIPQALEKILQLKEIRQEQLTDPAEEEEDDEGAEMDMNNSSAPVMSETEDDDSQISKKDKNRRRRNRKKKSKKKRALEKKEQAEQEQKKKEGDDKDKEKEKEKEKEKEKEKEPEVEIEYVTEEPEIYDPNYIFFKRIFEAFKLTDDVKKEKEKEPEKAEKQETAVLRKKGFEDERKDSDDSDEEIRPDVPKLSKKKLRRMNRLTVAELKQLVARPDVVEMHDVTAQEPKLLVHLKATRNTVPVPRHWCFKRKYLQGKRGIEKPPFELPEFIKKTGIQEMREALQEKEDAKTMKTKMREKVRPKMGKIDIDYQKLHDAFFKWQIKPKLTIHGDLYYEGKEFETRLKEKKPGDLSDELRIALGMPVGPNAHKVPPPWLIAMQRYGPPPSYPNLKIPGLNSPIPENCTFGYHAGGWGKPPVDEMGKPLYGDVFGTNAADFQAKAEEEEVDHAPWGELEPSDEESSEEEEEEESDEEKPDETGFFTPADSGLITPGGFSSVPAGMETPELIELRKKKIEEAMDGNETPQLFTVLPERRTGPVGAAMMASTHIYDVSGAMAGRKAGGGQESQGVEVALAPEELELDPMAMTQKYEEHVREQQAQVEKEDFSDMVAEHAAKQKQKKRKAQPQDTRGGAKKYKEFKF is encoded by the exons ATGCAAGGTATCCCCCCCTTGCCCCCGATGCCCATGCCACCCATGCCTCCTGGTATGGGCATGCTCCAGGCTATGAGCATGATGCCAGGAGGGCCCCCTCCACCAGGCATGCACATGGGCATGGAGCCCCCAGTTCTGCCGCCTCCGGGCCTGTCGCAGGATGACCAGCTGAAGATGGCCCAGCACAGAGCGGCCATGGTGttacagcaggaggagagagccAAGCAGCAG GGTGATTCCCATGTCATGGATGAACAGGATCTCCTGGAGCAGCAGAGAAGG GCTGCAGTGCTGCTGGAGCAGGAGCGTCAGCAGGAGATGGTGAAGATGCAGCAGGGCTCAGGGCCCAGACCCATGGCTCCTGTCACCGCAGTGAGAG CTACTTTGGATCCTCGCGGACCGCTGCCTCCTGGTGTCAGCATGATGCCGACTCAGAAACAGAGAGTTCCACCTCCTCCAGGAGAAGATAACAGAGAG GTGTGGCAGAGCGAGGAGGTCAGCATCAGTGGACCCAAAATCCCTCAAGCTCTGGAGAAGATCCTCCAGCTGAAGGAGATCAGACAGGAGCAGCTCACTGACCCCGCAG aagaggaagaggatgacGAAGGAGCAGAGATGGACATGAACAACTCGTCTGCACCAGTCATGTCTGAGACAGAAGACGACGACAGTCAGATCTCTAAGAAAGAT aaaaaccGCAGGCGCAGAAACCGCAAGAAGAAGAGCAAGAAGAAGCGAGCCCTGGAGAAGAAGGAGCAGGCAGAGcaggagcagaagaagaaggagggcGACGACAAGGacaaggagaaggagaaagagaaagagaaagagaaggagaaggagaaggagccAGAGGTGGAGATCGAGTACGTCACGGAGGAGCCGGAGATCTACGATCCCAACTACATCTTCTTCAAGAGGATCTTTGAGGCATTTAAG CTGACTGACGATgtgaagaaagagaaggagaaggagccCGAGAAGGCTGAGAAGCAGGAAACGGCCGTGCTGCGGAAAAAAGGCTTCGAGGATGAGAGGAAAGACAGCGACGACAGCGATGAG GAAATCCGACCAGATGTGCCGAAACTGTCAAAGAAGAAGCTGAGGAGGATGAACAGGCTGACTGTGGCTGAACTCAAACAG CTGGTGGCTCGTCCAGATGTGGTGGAGATGCACGATGTGACGGCCCAGGAGCCCAAGCTGCTGGTCCACCTAAAGGCCACCAGGAACACGGTGCCGGTGCCCCGTCACTGGTGCTTCAAAAGGAAGTATCTGCAGGGCAAGAGAGGTATCGAGAAGCCTCCGTTTGAGCTGCCGGAGTTCATCAAGAAAACGGGCATCCAGGAGATGAGGGAGGCCCTGCAGGAGAAG GAGGACGCCAAAACGATGAAAACCAAAATGAGAGAGAAGGTTCGTCCCAAGATGGGAAAGATCGACATCGACTACCAGAAGCTCCACGACGCCTTCTTCAAATGGCAGATCAAACCCAAACTCACCATCCATGGAGATCTGTACTACGAG ggaAAAGAGTTCGAAACTCGTCTGAAAGAGAAGAAGCCGGGGGATCTGTCTGACGAGCTGCGCATCGCTCTGGGCATGCCAGTCGGACCC AACGCTCACAAGGTGCCTCCTCCCTGGTTGATAGCCATGCAGAGGTACGGCCCGCCTCCCTCCTACCCCAACCTCAAGATCCCCGGACTCAACTCCCCCATCCCAGAG AACTGTACATTTGGTTATCACGCCGGAGGCTGGGGGAAGCCACCAGTAGATGAAATGGGTAAACCTCTTTACGGTGACGTGTTTGGGACCAATGCTGCAGACTTCCAG GCCAAagcggaggaggaagaggtggatCATGCTCCATGGGGAGAACTGGAGCCTTCAGATGAGGAGTCgtcagaggaagaggaggaggaggagagcgacGAGGAGAAACCAGACGAAACTGGATTCTTCACACCAGCAGACAG TGGGCTGATCACCCCCGGAGGCTTCTCGTCAGTACCCGCCGGCATGGAGACGCCAGAGCTGATTGAgctgagaaagaagaaaatcgAGGAGGCCATGGACGG AAACGAGACGCCACAGCTGTTTACCGTGCTCCCAGAGAGACGAACTGGCCCCGTCGGAGCAGCCATGATGGCTTCAACACACATCTACGACGTGTCAGGG GCCATGGCAGGTCGTAAGGCAGGCGGAGGGCAGGAGTCGCAGGGCGTAGAGGTGGCCCTGGCTCCggaggagctggagctggaccCCATGGCCATGACGCAGAAGTACGAGGAGCACGTCAGAGAACAGCAGGCTCAGGTCGAGAAAGAGGACTTCAGCGACATGGTGGCTGAACACGCTGCCAAACAGAAG caaaaaaagaggaaggcCCAGCCACAGGACACGAGAGGCGGCGCCAAGAAATACAAAGAGTTCAAGTTCTAG